Within Mustela nigripes isolate SB6536 chromosome 3, MUSNIG.SB6536, whole genome shotgun sequence, the genomic segment AGTATTCATATATTGGGAAGAGCTTTAATCAGATCATATCTAAGGTCTTTTCTAGTGTTTAGCTTCTGTAATGTTAGTGAtgccaatattttcttcttttttttttctcttaaatcagATGTGCCTTCTAATCCTAAGAAAGAAGATTTGTTATTATCTTCCAATGGTTGTAGCAAAGCTAAATTGGCTTTTCTTGATGATGACTGGGATTCCTTGGCAATAGAACAAAGAGCTAATGACAAAGAAGTCAACAGTACTGACCGAATGGATTTATTGGAGCTGTCTTGTACCGGGAGTCCAGATCCTAACAGGGAGAGCAATCTCTCTCAGTCTGGCAAATTTGAGGACAGTATTGACTGTGCTTTCTTGAATGAAACATACTCTGTACATTATTCAGAGTCAAAACTGAAGAATGAAAATCTCATTCATTTAAATTCAGAATTAGattctgaaattcagaaaagagaaggggtattttttgatattttggaATATCAAGATAGTAAGATTGTTGGCTCTGAAAGAACCTGTAAGATTTCAgatgatgattataaagaaacTGCTGAAGATACACAAAAACATGATATAGATGAAGACTCACAGCAGGAATATCACAGTGCAGAAGAGCAAGAATACATAAGTACTTCTTTATCATTTGaccaaaagaaaacattgaaCATACCTAATCTGGAAATTGTCGGATTGAGAAATTCAGGTTATGAAGTTGAATGTGCTAGTAATCTAGAAGGTAATCATGTTAAATTGGAAAGTAATTGTAGCATCTCTCTAGATTCAATTGAAGTTTATGGACAAGAAGATGCACCTCATGTCTCCAAGTTTCAGAATTCCATTGTGTTAAGAGAATATCATGAACCAAAGCATGAAATGCGTAAGGAACAAGAGACGAGTTTGATGTACCACACAGTCTTTGATGAAATTGTACTAGGGAGTAGTCCGCTTGAGAACCAGGAATCTCAATCTAAGAGTGGTTTTTTGAATCCTCAAAAAGcattaaaaactgaaatgtatACTGGCAAAATGAAATGTCAAATAATTGAAAGTAAAGATTTTTGTGGGAATGCAATTGTTGAGAACAAAAAGTCACACTACCTTGAAAATCCTCGCACATTACAAGACAAATCTTTACAGATGTTACTCCAGCCCTGTAAAGATTGTCAAACATCCTGGACCTCTATTTTTGATGATTCAGTAATTTCTGCCTGTGGATATTCACATTATAAAAGCCTACAAAATAGCCCTAATCCAGCCTTAGATTTTTCTGTTACTCTCCCAAGGACTGCAGTCAAAGATAATCAGGCAGTAGAAGATAACTCCCTGATGGTTACTAATGGCAGTACCACAAATAAAACTTGCTTTCACAATATAGAAGGAGCATGTCCCAAATTAGTGACTGATGGAGCAAACAAGCCAGTCACAGTTAATCAGACAGTGGATGTTAGCACTGATTTTAGGGCTTGTTTCACAACCAGCAGGGCAACAAATGTAAGATCTTCCGTAGCATCTACATCAAGCAATACAGAGATAACAATGATGAACAAAAAACGGCCTGGTGAATGGCCCAGTGAGAAACAGAGAAGTGTGGCTTGTAACACAGATTGGTCATGCAGTCAGGATGATGACAGTGCGCCAGGGGCTGTGACAAAAGGATCACTGGAAAAATCTCTCTCAGTTGACAGTTCAAAATCTAATGAAAATTTCCTAAATCAGGTAAAGCCAAtaagattaataataaaattttatttgaccttATATAGAGAGGCTGTGtatgataaaataaatggttTGTTGAATTATAACCGGGGTTCCTAATGCTTTCATGAGGGGCTGCTGGATGAGGGAAAAGGTGAATAGATTGCTACTGAACTGTGTCCGTTTGGGTGGCAGCTATTGCCACCAAGTCAATTAGAAATtggattttaggggtgcctggatggctcagtgggttaagcctctgccttcagtgcaggtcatgatctcagggtcctgggatcgagccctgcattgggctctctggtcagcagggagtctgcttccctctctctttgcctgcctctctgcctacttgtctctatcaaataagtaaataaactttcaaaaagaaaaacaaaaaagaaattatctgtgTTTGTcatctattttctaatttcattttaaatcatgttttccAGTATCCCCTGGAATTAAGAAAAGCGTCTGCTATCACAGACTTGAAGAAAGATCCTGAAAGGTAAATCAGGTGTATAAACCTATAGATACacatggggaaaaataaaaacagtaatttgcTTTTTTGGTAGAGTATTTAACCATATGGAATAATAGCCAAATGGGACTTTAAGAGATCATCTGCTTCAGCCATTTgccttcaaacaaataaatattaaaataatgtataactTTAAAGCTTTTCACTTATTaagattatatctcaataattcCTTCAGAAACTCAtggcttctttatttattcaacccAAATCTATACTGATTTAATTATTCCATTTTCCTCAATTCGATCCCCCTGTAGACCAACACAAAGTAGCACCTATGGAAAACTTACATATTTGAAGAAGTAAATAGCTGCTTTCACTGGAGTATTTTAATCTTGATTTTAATTCATTGTGTAATTTACTCTGCATCCATGGAGAATCTGGGGTGGGGATTTGGAGAAGAAAGGGCAGGTCTCTGAGAAGTCAAATTAGTTTTCATGCTCTGCgttcatttactttttccttcactCATTCTTCATTCTCCTAATGAGTTTAATCCGGTGCTTacttgctctgtctcaaataaataaataaaacctttaaaaaaggaagcaagacaATACATTTAAGAACCATGTCCATCCAGAATgcttataactttaaaaaatgttggccaacgacacctgggtgtctcagtcagttgagcagttgcctttggctcaggtcatgatcccagcatcctgggatggagtcccacatcgggcttcttgctcagcagggagcctgcttctccctctgcctctgcctgccactctgcctgcctgtgctctctctctctctgacaagaaaataaataaaatctttaaaaatgttggcCGAAGCTTGATTTAGGTTGAAAATCTATTGATTAtggatcaataaaattgattctGTACTTCAGAATCCTTTTTTggtaaaagaaagtataaattggaaactttcttactttcttgatTTCTAGAAAGAATATATTTACTTGGATTTGACATCCTTATTTTCTGAAGATGTAATGTTTCCTACAGTCTTTCCGTCTTAGTAGAAATTGATTTAAACTTGACAGAAAAtagtaagaaatttaaaatctctTTGAGAGGCATGTcattaacagagaaaaatatttggaatcttACCTAATccagtcttttattttaaagggaatgTCAGCATTCTAAAGAGCCGACGAAGAGTTTGCCATCGAAGTGCTGTCAGAAAATCATGCAGAGAGCCATCAAAGCAGAGTTGCACCTTTTAAATGTTCACTATCAGATGTGCCACCGCCACTGCACTGATATTTACAAACTTGTAGTGGAGAATGGGGCAGGGGTAAATAGGTGATTGTTAACTTTAAATCTGTATCTTAGAATGTTATTATAAGCTTTacatttataacaaaattttccttaatttttatttttgaaaggcaAAGTGAAGGATAGACTGTAATTGGGTTTGTTAAGTGGTCTAGGGTTAATggactttaaaaagtcattttaatttcatgCAGAGGCAGCAGGGTATGTCAAGATGGTGAATCCAGTGAAAAGACAGATTGGATGTTTATAAAATCCAAGTATGATTAAGTCAGCAGCAGAGTTTGTATGACATCCTGCCATATTCTTTCTGGCTTATATACTGAgggctgcttctgctgctcctAGAAAaacatctttggttttcttttactaaatatttaaaagaagaagactTTACAAATCTGATAGAGTTAGAACTCAGTGTATAATATAATAGTGTTAAATGGATGACTTGTGTCTAAGGAGTTTTGTAAATTTGACTTTTGAACAGAAATTTATCAAGTGATTCTACTAAGAAGGAATTAGGATCAGCACTACTGTCTGTTTTGGGAGACTTAAAGGTTAGATATGAaagcttgaaagaaaaaataaacaagggcaTGCCTCTGGAAGAGCTGCCTCCTCTGGCTATGGAATCAAAATTGTTATCAACCTTGTCTACGTTTGCTTCCACGgtatgtatgttttataattaaaacttTATTCTGTTTGcacagaatacatttttaaactaaaaaacttttcttcctttttttctttctagctgATGAAAGAAGAATCACATGTGTAAGTTATGGTTTCATCTAATATAAATTCATTAGATCTTAAAAATTGCTTAATTTGGTTAACTTTAAGTTTTCTGTTGATCCTTTTCAGAACATTGATGAGCtgtttaataaaatgtttgtCTGTTTAGCTTTTCAGGACCAGATCCTGAACTAGATAATCAAAGAACACGTGATGTTGACGTCTCTTCAGGCCTAAAAAAGACACTCTCtcaagtgagattttttttaaaaagtagctcaTTAATgcaagtgagattttttttaaaagtagctcATTAATGTAAATCTGTAATTTTCTGGCTTAAGCAAAGTAAACCATAATTTTCAGAAgctctcacatcttttttttcagTCAGCTATCTTTGTGTAGTACCACTTGAGGGATATAACTGATTAGAAGGAACAATGCCCTTATCAAACAGATGTCAGTGGTATCTGTTCATTAGGGTGGCCATCAAACCAGGAGACTGCTGAGGATGAAAGGCAGTGAGTGATATTAATGACTCACCACGACAGCTGGTATAAACTTGAACTGTCTAAGGCAACCATGACTTTTGGCCACTGACATGCTGGTACATTGCTTAAAACTAATAAATTGTTTAGACAAGGCAAAAGTTTAATTCCTTCTTTACTGACATGacaaaattagtttttaaatgccttttgtAGGTGTTCTTGAACTTTCTTGTCCCTCTAAGGTATTGTATTTGTATTGTATTGTCACTGTTTCCAGTGACAATCAGTGTAAGAGCACTCTGCAGAGGGTGAAGTGGGATAGAAGCACAGGCTTTATTCCTTATGAAGTGAGGCAGTGCCATGAAAAAGCTGAACCTTGTTGCTGTTTTCAGATTTTGGTCTTAAACCTGAGGTTATACTATTTGGGTAGTCTTGAATAATAAGATGCATTAAACCAAAAGTTAGTTTCTTGAGTTATATACTTTTCTATTAACAAATGATTAAAAGTAAATTACTTTAGCAAATTATGTATTCCATCATTCTACTTGATCAAAAAAACCCTCAGttctccacaaatatttaataagatgcAGATATATAATCTTAGTTGGGCTACAAGACGATACCTATTCTAAGTTAGGATGAAATTTTAATACCTATCTCATTAAATTAACAGGTTATGTGTGAAAAGCAATATAGTGATAGGATAGTTGCTAAATTTCAGCTACTCCTGTACCATCTTCACAATTTTCCATAGCCATGTATTACCTATAACATCACttgcttcatatttttctttaaatgattctccccacctttttttttttttttaagattattcatctatttcagagagaacacacacaagtaGAGgatgggcggggggagggagaaagagaatcttaagcagactccctgctgaccaggctccaagcaggctccatcccatgaccctgtgatcatgacctcagcagaaatcaagagGCGGACACTCAACctattgagccatccaggagcccctacataattctcctttttaaataaatttatgggTAAAAA encodes:
- the RBM44 gene encoding RNA-binding protein 44, which encodes MQATAVVKTASGKGSHYNGGNIQKDVPSNPKKEDLLLSSNGCSKAKLAFLDDDWDSLAIEQRANDKEVNSTDRMDLLELSCTGSPDPNRESNLSQSGKFEDSIDCAFLNETYSVHYSESKLKNENLIHLNSELDSEIQKREGVFFDILEYQDSKIVGSERTCKISDDDYKETAEDTQKHDIDEDSQQEYHSAEEQEYISTSLSFDQKKTLNIPNLEIVGLRNSGYEVECASNLEGNHVKLESNCSISLDSIEVYGQEDAPHVSKFQNSIVLREYHEPKHEMRKEQETSLMYHTVFDEIVLGSSPLENQESQSKSGFLNPQKALKTEMYTGKMKCQIIESKDFCGNAIVENKKSHYLENPRTLQDKSLQMLLQPCKDCQTSWTSIFDDSVISACGYSHYKSLQNSPNPALDFSVTLPRTAVKDNQAVEDNSLMVTNGSTTNKTCFHNIEGACPKLVTDGANKPVTVNQTVDVSTDFRACFTTSRATNVRSSVASTSSNTEITMMNKKRPGEWPSEKQRSVACNTDWSCSQDDDSAPGAVTKGSLEKSLSVDSSKSNENFLNQYPLELRKASAITDLKKDPERECQHSKEPTKSLPSKCCQKIMQRAIKAELHLLNVHYQMCHRHCTDIYKLVVENGAGVNRNLSSDSTKKELGSALLSVLGDLKVRYESLKEKINKGMPLEELPPLAMESKLLSTLSTFASTLMKEESHVFSGPDPELDNQRTRDVDVSSGLKKTLSQMSFLSDSSHPKQDALPKEDGLKNGDIDVDFSQLKLDDKDCRNYRELSEDWFDAKENLTGVDLSGIQENQIEKDKGDPKFPQEMKNLETLRKDKGYLIHVGGLCPSVSEADLRSHFQKYQVSEISIYDSSTNYRYASLVFKKNIDAKMAVKEMNGIEINGKSVNVRLVKTPGEYTSPLSYKNGNKVTWNNLERNTNKEITSVSSISRLPRTRPRQLGSEQDSEFFPFEQKGVKKNCKQIESTKLLPDTPIQFIPPNTLNLRSFTKIMKRLAELHPEVRRDHIIDALQEVRINHKGFLNGLSINTIVEMTSSVLKNSASS